One Lycium ferocissimum isolate CSIRO_LF1 unplaced genomic scaffold, AGI_CSIRO_Lferr_CH_V1 ctg638, whole genome shotgun sequence DNA window includes the following coding sequences:
- the LOC132045251 gene encoding ATPase GET3B-like codes for MAMASLFHQTSKTHFYFSFINVTKRSFSSFSTNFNSRTYTLLFQVRSVTTPTEAFVGFNEMVNGTQRKYYMLGGKGGVGKTSCAASLAVKFANHGHPTLVVSTDPAHSLSDSFDQDLSGGALVPVQGVDSPLYALEINPEKTREEFRATSQLNGGSGVKDFMGSMGLGMLADQLGELKLGELLDTPPPGLDEAIAISKVMQFLESKDYSAFSRIVFDTAPTGHTLRLLSLPDFLDASIGKMMKLKKKISSATSALKSMFNKEEPQRDDATDKLEQLRERMAKVRDLFRDSATTEFIVVTIPTVMAINESSRLCASLKKETIPVRKLIVNQLLPPSASECKFCMMRRKDQMRALDMISKDPELASLKIIQAPLVDVEIRGVAGLKFMGDMVWK; via the exons ATGGCTATGGCATCTCTTTTTCATCAAACTTCAAAAACCCATTTCTACTTTTCTTTCATAAATGTCACCAAAAGAAGCTTTAGTTCTTTTTcaacaaattttaattcaagaacTTACACACTGCTATTTCAAG TGAGGTCAGTTACTACTCCTACTGAAGCTTTTGTTGGATTCAATGAGATGGTTAATGGGACCCAACGGAAGTATTACATGTTGGGAGGGAAAGGAGGCGTTGGGAAGACTAGCTGTGCTGCTTCTTTAGCAGTAAAATTTGCAAACCACGGTCACCCGACTCTTGTTGTTTCAACTGACCCTGCTCACTCTTTGAGTGATTCTTTTGATCAG GATTTGAGTGGAGGAGCACTTGTTCCGGTTCAAGGAGTGGATTCTCCATTATATGCGCTAGAG ATAAATCCTGAGAAAACAAGGGAAGAGTTCCGTGCAACGAGCCAACTAAATGGTGGTAGTGGTGTCAAAGATTTTATGGGCAGCATGGGTCTTGGAATGCTTGCTGATCAG TTGGGAGAACTGAAACTTGGAGAGCTATTGGACACTCCTCCACCTGGTCTAGATGAGGCTATAGCAATTTCTAAG GTCATGCAATTTCTTGAATCAAAGGACTATAGCGCCTTTTCTCGTATAGTTTTTGATACAGCACCAACG GGCCACACACTTAGACTTTTATCACTCCCAGATTTCTTGGATGCATCAATAGGCAAGATGATGAAG cttaaaaagaaaatatcatCAGCTACTTCAGCTTTAAAATCCATGTTCAACAAAGAGGAGCCACAACGAGATGATGCT ACTGACAAGCTAGAGCAATTAAGGGAGAGGATGGCAAAAGTTCGGGATCTGTTCCGTGATTCAGCAACTACAGAGTTTATCGTTGTGACAATCCCCACT GTGATGGCGATCAATGAGTCTTCACGGCTCTGTGCATCCTTGAAGAAGGAAACTATCCCAGTAAGAAAGCTTATTGTCAACCAACTCCTACCTCCATCTGCATCAGAATGCAAGTTCTGTATgatgagaagaaag GATCAGATGCGAGCTCTTGATATGATCAGTAAAGATCCAGAATTAGCAAGTTTAAAGATAATCCAAGCACCATTGGTTGATGTGGAAATAAGGGGCGTCGCTGGATTAAAATTCATGGGGGATATGGTTTGGAAATAA